DNA from Leptospira mayottensis 200901116:
GAATTGGAATCATCCCGGTCAAACTGATCGCCGGAGGATACTCAAGCGAATCGTAATCGTAATCTCCAGAAGAAGTCGTGGTTCCGCTTGTGGAAATAAATTCGGTCTGCATGATTTTAAAAAGGATTCCTCTTGGGCTATGCTTCCATTTAAGCGTTCCGATTCCGGGAACAATTCTAATTTCTTCAGCTTCTCTAAGTTTTCCTTCGTCGCTGATGACAAATTTCTTTTTTACATCATTGAGAACTTCCTTTCTCGGTTCAAGAGTGGGACTTTCTGACATTGAAGAAGTTTTAAGACGTTTGATTACTAAAGCGGGAGAAAATTCAATTTTTCGATTATCGTTTGAATCCCGCGTCGCTCCTCCTCTCCACTCCGAAACCTCTAAGAGAATTTTTCCCGATTGTTCACTCTTTCGGGATAATTCCAAATATTTTAGATTTCCTTGAATCATTTCGTTCTTTCCAAATTGAGATCTCAAAATGACGTAACGAGCTTGAAAACTGGACGGTTCGTAGTATAACGAAACAAATGGAGAAACCGTAAAGAAAATCTGTGACTCATAATTTTCGGAAAGGGATTTTGAATCCCTCCATAAAATTTCCTGGATATTTCCACATTGAAACAAAAAGAAAGAAACGTGTATCATAAGAATATGGATGTTAAAAATCCCGGATCGAACCGGAATTGGCTGCAAAATTCTGAATACGGTTTTCATTGTATTGTAAATCTTGATTTTTCAAAAAATCTGCAAGGAAAAACTCAAAAGTAAACTTTCTTTACAAAATCGAGGGTCTGATAATGCAAAAGCGAATTGTTCAAATATTCGCTCCGAAAATACTGTAATTAAATCCGGTCAATTTTTTACAGTTGACAGGATAGTCTTCTAGAATTTCGTTGGCCAAAACCGTATGAAGAATTCCAATCCACCAAAATTAAAGGACTCGTTTCCCAAACGTCCTTTTGAAGATCAAGTTAATGACGATCAGAGAAAATATTCGCGTTATGTATGCGATTCTCGGGCGATTCCGCACGAAATCGACGGTCTGAAACCCGTTCAGAGAAGAATTCTTTGGGCGATGTGGAACTCCGACGCAAGAAACCGTTATACGAAAACCGTAAAAGTTGCCGGTCTTGCAATGGGATATCATCCTCACGGGGATAAATCGATTCAAGACGCACTTTCGCAAATGGCCCAGGATTTTACCTTCGCTAATAATATTCCGCTCGTTTCTGGAGAAGGGACTTTCGGTGACGTTTTGGATCCGAACGCGATCGCTTCTCCCCGCTACACGGAAGTAAAATTATCCGACTTTGTAAAAGATTTGGGATTTTTTGAAAGTTTGCCGGACATCGATTATGTTAAGAATTATGACGAGACGGAAGACGAACCAATTCATTTTGTAGGAAAAGTCCCGATCGTCCTTCTTAACAATATCCAAGGGATTGCGACAGGATTTCGTTGTTTTATTCCGGGTCATAGACTTGCAGACATCGTCAAGTCTCAGATCAATTATCTCAAAACCAAAAAACCTCTTCCTTTAAAACCTTGGTACAAAGACTTCAATGGTGAAGTGAAAATGGCCGAAACCGAAACCGGTAATATCACTATGTCCACGACGTTCGCATTCAAATGGGAAGGTGATACTCTTTATCTCACCGATTCTCCGATGAATTGGAACCGCGAGAAGGTCGTTTCTTTGCTCGATGATATTCTGGAAAGAAAAGATTCTTGGTTGAAGGAATACGTGGATTATTCCAGCCAAACTTTTAGAATCGAACTTCAATATAAAAAAGGAGAAAAACCGAATCAAAAGGAAATCATGGCTCTCTTCAATAAAGAGGATGTTCAAACTCTCGCGATGAACGTCATTACGTATGATGGTAAACTGAAGAACTTTAAACCCGAAGAAATCATCAAACGTTTCTGCGACTTCCGCAAAACCCATCTTATCCGTAGATTCAAACGTTTATCCGGTCTGGAAGAGGAAAAGATTGAAAGGAACTCGGAACTGATCCGTTTTATTAAAGAGAAATGGAACGAGAAAGTAATCGGAATCAAATCCAAAAAGGACTTTGAAGACAAACTCAAGACCTCTAAATTCAAGTATTTCGAGTGGTTGTCTGCGATTCCGGTCTACAGAATGACCATCGAAGAAGTTAAAAAATGCGAAGAAGCGATCGTAGAAGCAAAAACGACCCTGGCCCGTTATCAAGGTCTGGTCAAAGAGGATAAAAAACTGACCGAGTTTATGGTCACTGAGTTAGAAGAACTTCAAAATAAATGGGATAAAGTATGAGCGCTGACAAAACCAAAGTAAAAGAAAAATCATCCCAAGAAAGAAATTTTAAAAAGTTATCCAATGTAGAACACGTTCGAATGAGAACCGGTATGTGGTTAGGACAAAACTCCGCTTCCACGTTCGAACAGCATTTTTTTCGTAAGAACAACGAAGGAAAATACGAGATCGTTCACGAGGAACTGGAAGACGTTCCCGCAAAACTGAAATGTCTGGACGAAGCCTGTATGAACGCGGTGGACGAATACCGCAAAAATCAAAAGGACAAAACGATTCCCGAAAAGGATAAGATGTCCAAGTTGATCATTCAACTTTCATCCGATCGCAAGTGTGTAACGATCGCCGACAACGGACGCGGAATTCCCGCCGCAAACGCGGAAGGCGTTTATCTCCATTTGATGTATGGGGAGAATTTCGACGATCACGTAAAACAGGATCACGTCGCCGGACAAAACGGGGTCGGTATTTCTCTCGTGAGAATGGTCTCCAACTACTTCAAAGTAAAAACCGTAAACAACGGAAATTCTTTCAAAAAACTTTTCACCGTTCACGACGACGTCAAAAAACAAATCCGTTCCTACAAACTTTCCAAAGAAGATACGGACCGCGTTTTCCTCTACTTCGACGAACACGGAAAGTTCACGGATTGTAATCTTCTTACAAAGGATCAGATCGAGAAACTCGCTCCTTTATTAAAAAAGACGAATATGCAGGAACTGATCGAAAAGGCTTCCAAAGAGGATCACGGAACTTCCGTGGAATTCGAACTCAATCCTAAGTATTTCAATAGCCTTGATGTTTCGTTTAACGTGGATCTGATGAAACAATATCTTCAGGATATTGCGATGACAAATCCCGGATTGGAAGTTCAATTTGTATTTAAAGGCAAGAAGGATAAATACAAATTCAAGAAAGGTCTCGATGAGATTTTTTCCCACTCGGATCTCATTTACTACAAGATGGATTATTCGGCTCCGGGTTCTGCTTCTCAACTGCATCTGGAAACGTATCTCGTGATCGGTCAGAATAAAAACCTTACTTGGGTGAATTCGATCTTCGCACCTCAGGGCGGATCCGCGATCGAATATCTTGAAAACAGAATCTGCGACGAGGTTCGTAAAAAAAGTCAGATCGTCGCACTTGAGAAAAAACTCAAAACCAGCTCCACTCGAAACGACGTGAGAAACTGCTTTCACATGTACGTGAATGCGAGACTTTTAAATCCTCGCTTTAAATCTCAGGATAAATCTTATCTCATCAACGACCTGAATGAAGAAATCCGCAACGCCGTAGATAAACATCTTGAAAAGTTCATCAAAAAGACGGGACTTCTGGAAGAGATCAAACTTCAGATGGAAAAACGAACTCAACTCAAGGCTTTTGAAGACGCACAAAAAGGTCTTAAAAAAGCAAGCCGAATGAACATTCCAAAACTCATGCCTCCGACCGGAAAACCAGGAGATCCAGGAAGAGTGTTGTTCGTTGCGGAAGGGGATTCCGCAATCGCAGGTCTTCGTCCTGCAAGAAACCCGAAGTTGCACGGCTTATTCCCTCTAAGAGGAAAACCGTTGAACTGTAAAGGTTTAAGCATCGCTAAGGCAATCGCAAACGAAGAATTGAAAAACATCGTCGCAATCGTCGGTCTACCATTGGATCAGAAAGTAAAATCCGTAGACGAATTAAACTACGATAAGATCAGCATCATTACCGATGCAGACTTTGACGGATACGCGATCCGATCCTTGATGCTTTCCTTTTTTTACGAATACTGGCCCGAACTTTTTGAGCTTGGCTTTATTCATATTTCCAGTGCTCCTCTTTACGAAGTGGACGTGAAATTCGGAGATAAGAAGAAAGAAACCGTATTTTGCATCGATGATAAAGATTACGAAGATCTAATCAAGCGTGTGGAAAAAAATGGCGGAGAAATTACCCGCAAAAAACGAAACAAAGGACTCGGAGAAACCGGTAAAGAAGCGATGAAGTTCGCGGTCGATGAGTGTATGACTAAGATCACAATCGGAAATAAAAAAGACGCTTCTAAAATTCAGAATCTCTGGTTCCACAAGGACTTTGCGGAACAAAGAAGGGACGCGATTTCCGAATACGCGATGAGTGTGATCGAAGACTAATGCTTTTGAAATTATTTGTACTCCTATGTATCACTTTTGGGATTATAATCTCAAGTTGTATCGGCTGCTCGGATTCGGACGAACAACCGATACCCAATCGGACACTCCCGGTTCCGAAAAATCTCGATACTCTGTGTACATCGCCAGAGATACGCATAAGAAGTTTTAATAAAAATCCGAATGCTCAACAAAAAGAGAACCACGAACCCGGTACAAGGATTACAAACGCAACAATAGACTGTAAAAATTTCCAAATCAATATCATCGCACAATTCGATTCGTTTGCGTCTGAAGATGAACTTTTGAAGATCCGCTATGGAAAAAAGCAAATCGAACTATTTCGAGACCAAGGGGATGCCTTGGGTGGCGGTTATTTAAATTTTTTAGGCGTAGATGCTCAGTTTGTGTATTATAGCATTAGTGGGGTCAGTTTTTCGGGTGGCGTAATGCAAAATTATTATTGTTTCAACTGGAGAAGCGGAGAAGAATTTTTTCTTGATGGTCATTCTTTTCGATAAATGTATCAAAATTAAAGATAATAAATAAGTCTCAAGTTTCCATTTGTCCGCAAATGCTTTGCAAAATCCAGTCCTCTATATTTTTTTACCGAAAAATTTAGCTTTATAAAGATTGATTCTTGTACGAATTTAAAGTATATTCAAATATTTTAATTTATAAAAAGACTTAACTCAATCCGTTAAATTTGTTTTTGAAAAAAATTAGCGAGATTCGCAATTTTTAAATATCAATGAAAAATATTCTTTACAAAAGAAAAATTATTTCTGAAAAATCAAGTTCATACTTTTAGAAAATAAAAGATCTGTGTTAATTATTTAAATCCAGCAAATCACTTATCTAAGACCCATATACAAGGCCCGTGTTTGAAAAAACATTTACGTCTTGTAAATTCAAAATAAAATATTGTAAAAGGACTTTTGTGCGTTCTATTCGAAAACTCAAATGATTGACAGTTTTCTCTCACTCTCCCTAATACAAACATGATCCGAAAAATTGTCATCCTATCTCTGATTGTATTGAATTTAAATTGTGCTACGACAGCTGTATTTACAGAAGCCATTCAAAAGCAAAAAGAATACGTTCCTTATGAAGGAACGTTAACCGATATATTTTTAATTTCTTTGGGACCTTTCGGAACATTTTATGGAAAAAGTACCACTTTCACATTTATCGGGGGACTCATTGATCTTCCTTTTTCTTTCGTTTTAGATACAATACTTCTCCCTGGAATAATTCCATATTACATATACGTAAAATACGACAGACCTTGGTCCGCAGTATCGTCTCATAAAAAAGTTAGTGCGAGATTAAACGCTTTCCAAAGTCAGAATCCGCCCTACGTCGCCTTGAAATCGATCCTTGAACAGAACGACGTTACCGCTCTCCAAAGTTTTTTAAAGTCCTTTGACGTAATCGCCCTTGAAAAAAAGATCCGTTCCTTGCAACAAGCAAATCTACTTCCTTATGAACATGCATATAATTTTAACGAGTCGACGGAAAAGCAATATTACTATAAAATCGGAATCATAGACTACACCGCCGCTCTTTTTTCTACACGAACAGCTTCTCGAAATATTGTTCCTAAGACTTTCAATCCAGGAGATCGACTTGAAGTTGTATATACTCTTTATGAAGAATTTCGAAAAGATCCTATATTAGAAAAAAGATATTATGAGACGGTTTGGAAAGCTTGCTTTTCTTTCGGAGTGCTCATTGAAAATCCTAAAATATTAAAAAAAGTGATTTTGGAATTTTCAGAAAAAAAAGAAATCTCTGATTTGTTCGAGCCAATTGCTCAAAGATATTCCGAAAAAGAATACAAACGCTTCCAAGACCCCTTTGATGATCCCTATTACTTTTTCAATAAAACGGAAACTCAAAAATTTTCGGAGCTTTGGTACAATCGAGTCGAACTTCTGCCGGAAATCGACGACCTCCTTCGAAAAAATCCGGAATTACAGAAAGAATGGAAACGCACGGCGTGGGTCTCCGCCATTTCTTCCGGAGTTATCGCCTATCGCCCTCCATTACTGGAAAGAGCGTTTCGAGAATTTCCAATGGAAAGCGCAAAGTCCGCTCCAAATCTATTCGTGGCCGCATTCAAAAGTAAAAATCGCCAATCCGTAGATATCATCGTAAAAAATCTAAAGGATGCCAAAACATTTCCTTTGGGCCAGTTGGAAGAAGAAATCGTAACAGACATATTAAAATATCCTAATTTATTAGAGAAATTACTTCAGACCGGTTGGAATCCTAATTTAATTTTGGAATGGGAAAAACATAAGAGTCTGTCCCAAAACTCAAAACAATCACACCGACGCCCAGAGATTCTGATAAAATCGAATGGAAAAGAATTCATTGAAAAACAAGAAACAACTCTTCTCATCCTTGCGATGCAAAACGATTTTATTCCGATGGAAACGGTTCAAATTTTATTGAAATACGGAGCCGATCCTAGTTTAGGAGTAAAACGTAAGTCCGAAGGAAAAGAATATCTACTCTATCCTTTGGCAAACATCAATTCAAACGGAAATACAATTCTCAAAGAACTCAAACAGAAAACTCTAATAGATTGGAAAAAATAACCCTTTGAAAAAATTTCATATAAAATACCTGACCTATTTTGTTATTAATTCTTACAGCGCGTGCCAAAACCTGCGGAAGCAATCCTTAGAGAGCGGCATTTTAGTTTTCTGCTTTATCAGTAAGATCAAGCTGGTAACTAAAACGTTTCACTTCTATTGGCGTTCGGGAACTCAATATCCTGAACTTTGGAATACATTAGTCAATAATTATCTTGTTTTCATGAAAAAGAAACCAAACTCTCCTAAAAAGGAGCTCTCCTATTTATGACCCGAAAAAATATTTTAAAATTTGCATGGACCCTATTTTTGTTCGGATTCGGTTGTGCAACCAACTACAACGATTTTGATAGACGAATCTACATAGTTGAAGGATTAAAAAAACAGAATATTCAAGAGGAAAAAATTCCAGAAAAACGAAAACCAAACGGCCTCTCTCAACTTCAATTGGTTACCATTCAAGAGGAAATCGGAATTCCGAATCTACTTTTGGAAAAAACCAAATTTTCGGATGTGGAACTCAAATTCGGAAATCAGTATATTAAAAATTACCTATACTTAAACCCCGGAGAAAAAGGAATCCGTTATGAATCGTTAGGAATTTCTCTTATTTTTCGTGATTATGAGGATATCCTTCTTAGAGAAATAAGTATGGAATTTCCGTTTCAAGCGGTTACCTCCAAAGGAATCATATTAGGAAAAAACACCTTACAGGAAGCAACTGTCGTCTATGGGGGAGGAATTATGTGGGAGATTAAGGAAGATTCTTATTGGTGTATTCGTTATAATTTTAAAAATTATGACGATGGAATTCGGTTTTGCGCCAAAAAAGATCCATCTATCTTTCCGGAATACGATCCAGCTAACAAAACGTTCTATCTAAAACAGAAGATTCAAAGAATCGACCTTTTTTAAGAATCAAAATAACGGCACAATATCCTTCTCATGAAGAGCAATTTTTGACGGTCAACTATGGAAAAAAACGATCAAATTAGTTCAAGATCCGGGAAATTCCTCGGGAAGCGGTTATTTAAATTTTTTAGGTGCAGATGAGCAGTTTACCTATATAGTATTGGCAGAGTAGATCTCACACAAGATAAAGTCGTTAAAAGTTATTATTGTTTCAATTAGAGAACTGGAAAATATTGATCGATTCTCCTTATAAGAAAAAATAGTCTGCGACAGCCTTAAAAACTATAAGCCGTCTCAAAAATAGTTTATCTTTGCTTAAGATGCCGACTCTGATTCTTCTAAGATATTTTAGAGATGGTATAGTTAATTTTGCAATAACTCTAATTCTCTTGTGCCTAAGTCAAATTAAAATGAACTTCAATATCAAGCAAAGTTTCCGCTATGAAATTATTAATTCTAAACCAAACACTGAGGTTTCTTTATGATTCGAAAAATTATTATCTCACTTTTAATCGCCTTGAATTTTAACTGTCTAACTTTCGCTTATATGAAATCGCAGAATAGTTACGACTCAGAAGCGTATTTTCCATACTCAGGAACCTTTGCTAACGTTGGGATTATTTTGTCTTGGCCATTTTTCATCTTTGCGCCCCTGCCCCTACCTGGTAAGTTTCCAGAGCAAGGCAATTTGGGTATTCTTGAATATTGGCTTGTTCGTGTATTAGATCTGCCTCTTTGTCTGATTGCGGATACGGTTCTGTTACCGGGAACACTTCCATATTACATATATGTAAAGTCCGGAAGACCTTGGTCCAGTGGTTGGTATCATAGAAAATACGAAGGAAGTGTAAAATCTTTCCGAGATCAAAATCCACCTTACAGTGCTTTGAAATCGATTCTTGCCAGCAACGATTTAACAGCTCTTCAAAAATTTTTAAAGCTATACGACGTTGTCGCTCTTGAAAAGAAAATCAGGCATTTACAGGAAGAAGATTTGCTTCCTTATGAACATTCATGGATCTACAATTTTTATTCTCATAAGGTTGGGATCATAGATTATATTGCCGCTCTTTTTTCTACACAAACAACTTATCGAAATATTGTTCCTAAGACTTTTAATCCAGGAGATCGGCTTGAAGTTGTATATACTCTTTATGAAGAACTTCGAAAGGATCCAATATTAGAAAAAAGATATTATGACACGGTTTGGAAAGCCTGCTTTTCTTCCGGGGTTCTCATTGAAAATCCTAAAGTATTAAAAAAAGTGATTTTGGAATTTTTAGAAAAAAAAGAAATCTCTGATTTGTTCGAGTCAATTGCTCAAAGATATTCCGAAAAAGAATCCGAACAAATCCGAGATCGTTATTCCTACCGAGATTCTAAAACAGCACCTCAAAAAATTTTAGAACTTTGGTACAATCGAGTCGAACTTTTAACGGAAATCGATGACCTCCTTCGAAAAAATCCTGAATTGCAAAAAGAATGGAGACGTACCGCGTGGACTGCCGCCATTTCTTCCGGTGTCATCGCCCATCGTCCTCCGGTTCTCGAAAAAGCGTTTCGAGAATTTCCAACGGAAACCGCAAAATCAGGCCCCCAGCTCATTGATGGCGCAGACAAAAGTCAAAATAGCCAATCCATAAATATCATTCTGAAAAACATTACCAATGCAAATAGTTTTCCATTGGATCGACTTGAGAAAGAAACCATAATTTCTATATTAAAATATCCTAATTTATTGGAAAAACTTCTTCGGGTCGGCTGGGATCCAAATCGAATTTTGGAATTGGAAAAATATACAGTTAGAAAAGAAGAAAAACCGATTGAAAAAGAGGAAACGACTCTCCTCATTCTTACAATGGAAGACGAGTCCGTATCGAATGATACTTTACAGATTTTATTAAAATACGGAGCCAATTCTAGTTTAGGAGTAAAACGTAAATCCGAAGGAAAAGAATATCTGCTCTATCCATTGGCCGCCAATGACAATTACAGAAACGGAATTCTTAAAAAACTCAAATCGAGAACTCTTATAGAAGGACCTCTACAAGAATTTCATACAAAATATCCGATCTATTCCGTTCTTAAATATTACGCGGAAGAACGAAACGTCCAAGCTTTTACGAAAACGTTATCCGGTATCGATCTTATCGCTATGGAAAAGGAAATGCGTCGACTTCAAAAAGAAAACCTTGTGCCTATGGAAATTCCTAGGGTAGGCAGGAACGGCTCGGATCAAACGAGTATTTTAGGAATTGTATCTTCTCTAGCGACTGCATATTTCAAATACGAAGGAACAAGAGAATGCCTGACCGGAAGACATTCCGAAGCGTTCGAAATTCAAAAGATATTCTACAATGTGATCGGAAAAGACGAAGACCTGAAACGATTCTTTTTAGAAAACTTAGGGAAAAGCGGAACCTTTCGAAAAGATCCCTTTAAAGAAGATCCCGTCTTTTGTGGAACTTATGATAAAATCTGAGATTACAAACAGAACGGACCGAGACACTCCGATCTAAAAAATCACAGCATAAGTTTTGGTAGATATATCAATGGCGGTGATTTAGAATAGATAAAATTCTACAATAATAAATGGACTTTTCTACTTATGACTCGAAAAAATATTTTAAAATTCGTATGGATCTTTTTTTTGTTGGGATTTGGCTGTAGAACCAAATTCAACGATTTTGATAGACGAATCTACGTGGTTGAAGGTTTAAAAAAGCAGAATTTCCAAGAGGAAAAAATTCCAGAAAAACGAAAACCAACTAACGCTTTCAATTCACCAATTGTAACGATCAAAGAGGGAGTTGGAATTTTAGACCTACTAGTTATAGATAAAACTGAATTTATAGAGGTGGAATCTAAATTCGGAAATCAATATATTCGAAATCACTTTAATCATGAAGATATAGAAATACACTACGAATCTCTGGGGCTTTCCTTTGTTTTTGACAACTATTCCCAAAAAATACTCACAATAGGAATAAAATCTCCATTTCCAGCAAGTACCTCCAAAGGAATTGCACTAGAAAAAAGTACGTTGCAAGAAGCAATGGATGTCTATGGAAAAGCGGCGGATATATCGGGAGAATATGCGACTTGGAATATTGAGAAAGAGTCTTATTTATGCATAGGATACAAATTCAAACATTCTTTTCGTAAAATCAAATTTTGTGTGGAAAAAGATCCCTCTGTTTCGGAAAACCCAGTTAACAAAACATTGTACCTAAAACAGAAGATTCAAAGAATCGATATCTACTAAAAAAAGACCGCACCAATCAACTCAAATCTGATTGACCACCCGAATCGCGGACGAAAGCGCGCCTTCCACTGTTCCATTCAACTCCGCAGTGTGTTCCCCAGCGAAGAATATTCGATCCACTGGCTTCAACAAAGAGAGGATCGATCCATAACTTCCAGGCGGAAAAGTTGCGATACCGGTCGGAACATACTTGGATTGAGAAGTTTCACTACTTTGAATCCTAAGAACCTGTAGATCTTTATTTTGTCCCAAACATTCCAGCGCAAGACGTATGTACTCGACTTTCATCGCATCGGTTGAAGAAGCCAAAACGTCGTATCGATCTCCGGTAGAAATCATTCCGAGAATCTTATCTTCCGAGTTCGTTTTGGTTCCAGCGTCATAGATAAAACCTGCGGCGGAATCTGAATACGCCGAAAAATTTTCCTTTGTCCAAGGAGCCTCCCGAAGCATTAAAAAAGTCTTATAAATTCTGGAATATCGAATTCGTAATGCCGATAGTTTCTTTTCCTTGTCCAATTCAGGTCCCCATTGAATCGACGTTAATTGATTTGCAGGCAAAGTTGAAATGCAAGCGTTTCCTTCTATTCGTTTTCCGGACGCCGTAGTCACGGTCACCTTACCTTCTCCCTGAGAAACAGAAACAACAGGATCCATAAAGGTCGTTTCCGTATTTTCCAAAGACAACACAAGCGCCTTTGTTAAGGCTTCCATTCCACCTTCCACTCTGGTATTGTATTTCGGAAAATTAACTAGATCGGATAAAACCTTTTGAGCCGACAAAGAACGAAGTGAATCTCCATAATATAAGGAATATTTAAAGTTTAGAAGATTTAAATCCTCAGAAGTCATCCCTTGATATATTAGAAAATTATAAAAACTGATCCGATCCAGTTCCTGTTGCTGCGAAGAATTGATCTTTGAATTCATCTGAACGAGTTTATTTAAAATTTCTTGAGACTTAAGTGATATATCCCAGGTTCCGAATTTACGATAAGATCCGAAAAACAAATCGGGCTGGACCTCAAAGTCGGTCGTTTTTAAACCCAATTCTCGGATTAAACTCCTA
Protein-coding regions in this window:
- a CDS encoding LIC_13346 family putative lipoprotein, with translation MKTVFRILQPIPVRSGIFNIHILMIHVSFFLFQCGNIQEILWRDSKSLSENYESQIFFTVSPFVSLYYEPSSFQARYVILRSQFGKNEMIQGNLKYLELSRKSEQSGKILLEVSEWRGGATRDSNDNRKIEFSPALVIKRLKTSSMSESPTLEPRKEVLNDVKKKFVISDEGKLREAEEIRIVPGIGTLKWKHSPRGILFKIMQTEFISTSGTTTSSGDYDYDSLEYPPAISLTGMIPILPLQKTEVFTEYYCLDFPSEIDLMTLRENEVKKSVSFYDLVVNKPFTTTANFKNYPIIKISNEKNQFP
- a CDS encoding DNA gyrase subunit A; the encoded protein is MKNSNPPKLKDSFPKRPFEDQVNDDQRKYSRYVCDSRAIPHEIDGLKPVQRRILWAMWNSDARNRYTKTVKVAGLAMGYHPHGDKSIQDALSQMAQDFTFANNIPLVSGEGTFGDVLDPNAIASPRYTEVKLSDFVKDLGFFESLPDIDYVKNYDETEDEPIHFVGKVPIVLLNNIQGIATGFRCFIPGHRLADIVKSQINYLKTKKPLPLKPWYKDFNGEVKMAETETGNITMSTTFAFKWEGDTLYLTDSPMNWNREKVVSLLDDILERKDSWLKEYVDYSSQTFRIELQYKKGEKPNQKEIMALFNKEDVQTLAMNVITYDGKLKNFKPEEIIKRFCDFRKTHLIRRFKRLSGLEEEKIERNSELIRFIKEKWNEKVIGIKSKKDFEDKLKTSKFKYFEWLSAIPVYRMTIEEVKKCEEAIVEAKTTLARYQGLVKEDKKLTEFMVTELEELQNKWDKV
- a CDS encoding toprim domain-containing protein, with protein sequence MSADKTKVKEKSSQERNFKKLSNVEHVRMRTGMWLGQNSASTFEQHFFRKNNEGKYEIVHEELEDVPAKLKCLDEACMNAVDEYRKNQKDKTIPEKDKMSKLIIQLSSDRKCVTIADNGRGIPAANAEGVYLHLMYGENFDDHVKQDHVAGQNGVGISLVRMVSNYFKVKTVNNGNSFKKLFTVHDDVKKQIRSYKLSKEDTDRVFLYFDEHGKFTDCNLLTKDQIEKLAPLLKKTNMQELIEKASKEDHGTSVEFELNPKYFNSLDVSFNVDLMKQYLQDIAMTNPGLEVQFVFKGKKDKYKFKKGLDEIFSHSDLIYYKMDYSAPGSASQLHLETYLVIGQNKNLTWVNSIFAPQGGSAIEYLENRICDEVRKKSQIVALEKKLKTSSTRNDVRNCFHMYVNARLLNPRFKSQDKSYLINDLNEEIRNAVDKHLEKFIKKTGLLEEIKLQMEKRTQLKAFEDAQKGLKKASRMNIPKLMPPTGKPGDPGRVLFVAEGDSAIAGLRPARNPKLHGLFPLRGKPLNCKGLSIAKAIANEELKNIVAIVGLPLDQKVKSVDELNYDKISIITDADFDGYAIRSLMLSFFYEYWPELFELGFIHISSAPLYEVDVKFGDKKKETVFCIDDKDYEDLIKRVEKNGGEITRKKRNKGLGETGKEAMKFAVDECMTKITIGNKKDASKIQNLWFHKDFAEQRRDAISEYAMSVIED
- a CDS encoding YceK/YidQ family lipoprotein; translated protein: MIRKIVILSLIVLNLNCATTAVFTEAIQKQKEYVPYEGTLTDIFLISLGPFGTFYGKSTTFTFIGGLIDLPFSFVLDTILLPGIIPYYIYVKYDRPWSAVSSHKKVSARLNAFQSQNPPYVALKSILEQNDVTALQSFLKSFDVIALEKKIRSLQQANLLPYEHAYNFNESTEKQYYYKIGIIDYTAALFSTRTASRNIVPKTFNPGDRLEVVYTLYEEFRKDPILEKRYYETVWKACFSFGVLIENPKILKKVILEFSEKKEISDLFEPIAQRYSEKEYKRFQDPFDDPYYFFNKTETQKFSELWYNRVELLPEIDDLLRKNPELQKEWKRTAWVSAISSGVIAYRPPLLERAFREFPMESAKSAPNLFVAAFKSKNRQSVDIIVKNLKDAKTFPLGQLEEEIVTDILKYPNLLEKLLQTGWNPNLILEWEKHKSLSQNSKQSHRRPEILIKSNGKEFIEKQETTLLILAMQNDFIPMETVQILLKYGADPSLGVKRKSEGKEYLLYPLANINSNGNTILKELKQKTLIDWKK
- a CDS encoding flavin monoamine oxidase family protein, producing MKLSRSEFIKLGILTAASISGIKLRAQGVLPRKTVIVLGGGIAGLYTSYLLGKTGIKVKLIEATDRLGGRIRTIADVSGNFLDLGAEWIQAEHKTARSLIRELGLKTTDFEVQPDLFFGSYRKFGTWDISLKSQEILNKLVQMNSKINSSQQQELDRISFYNFLIYQGMTSEDLNLLNFKYSLYYGDSLRSLSAQKVLSDLVNFPKYNTRVEGGMEALTKALVLSLENTETTFMDPVVSVSQGEGKVTVTTASGKRIEGNACISTLPANQLTSIQWGPELDKEKKLSALRIRYSRIYKTFLMLREAPWTKENFSAYSDSAAGFIYDAGTKTNSEDKILGMISTGDRYDVLASSTDAMKVEYIRLALECLGQNKDLQVLRIQSSETSQSKYVPTGIATFPPGSYGSILSLLKPVDRIFFAGEHTAELNGTVEGALSSAIRVVNQI